A genomic stretch from Alosa sapidissima isolate fAloSap1 chromosome 3, fAloSap1.pri, whole genome shotgun sequence includes:
- the pmp22a gene encoding peripheral myelin protein 22a encodes MLVVLAGVMVFHLLNLILLIISTAVNAWIVDGDLSTDLWYGCTSKNGGYHCKQSMSEDWLQAVQALMVLSVLFCLLSFVFFLCQLFTLVKGGRFYFTAIFQILASLFVMSGAIIYTVMNTAAESSTYGHAYVLAWVAFPLTLISGLIYIVLRKKE; translated from the exons ATGCTGGTCGTACTAGCTGGAGTAATGGTATTCCACCTTCTGAATCTGATCCTACTGATAATTTCAACAGCCGTCAAT GCTTGGATAGTAGATGGGGACCTGAGTACAGACCTGTGGTACGGATGTACTTCCAAGAATGGAGGGTACCACTGTAAACAGTCCATGAGCGAAG acTGGCTGCAGGCCGTGCAGGCCCTCATGGTCCTGTCCGTACTCTTCTGCCTGCTGTCATTCGTCTTCTTCCTCTGCCAGCTCTTCACCCTGGTCAAGGGTGGACGCTTCTACTTCACCGCCATTTTCCAGATCCTCGCCA gtttgtttgtgATGAGCGGAGCGATCATCTACACAGTCATGAACACGGCGGCAGAGTCGAGCACCTACGGGCACGCCTACGTGCTGGCCTGGGTGGCCTTCCCCCTCACGCTGATCAGTGGACTCATCTACATCGTCCTGAGGAAGAAGGAGTGA